The proteins below come from a single Mustela erminea isolate mMusErm1 chromosome 14, mMusErm1.Pri, whole genome shotgun sequence genomic window:
- the SPOCK2 gene encoding testican-2 isoform X2, with amino-acid sequence MRTPGCGRLVLPLLLLAAAALAEGDAKGLKEGETPGNFMEDEQWLSSISQYSGKIKHWNRFRDDDYIKSWEDNQQGDEALDTTKDPCQKVKCSRHKVCIAQGYQRAMCISRKKLEHRIKQPALKLSGNKDTVCKPCHMAPLASVCGSDGHTYSSVCKLEQQACLSSKQLTVRCEGPCPCPTEQASPSTTDGKPETCTGQDLADLGDRLRDWFQLLHENAKQNGSAGSGANLAGGLDKSLGASCKDSIGWMFSKLDTSADLFLDQTELAAINLDKYEVCIRPFFNSCDTYKDGRVSTAEWCFCFWREKPPCLAELERIQIQEASKKKPGIFIPSCDEDGYYRKTQCEQSSGDCWCVDQLGLELTGTRTHGSPDCDDIVGFSGDFGSGVGWEDEEEKETEEAGEEAEEEEGEAGEADDGGYIW; translated from the exons ATGCGCACCCCGGGCTGCGGGCGGCTGGTGCTGCCGCTGCTGCTCCTCGCCGCGGCCGCCCTGGCCGAAGGCGACGCCAAAGGGCTCAAGGAGGGCGAGACCCCCGGCAATTTCATGGAGGACGAGCAATGGCTGTCGTCCATCTCGCAGTATAGCGGCAAGATCAAACACTGGAACCGCTTTCGAGAC GATGACTACATCAAGAGCTGGGAGGACAATCAGCAAGGAGATGAAG CCCTGGACACCACCAAGGACCCCTGCCAGAAGGTGAAGTGCAGCCGTCACAAGGTGTGCATCGCCCAGGGCTACCAGCGGGCCATGTGCATCAGCCGCAAGAAGCTGGAGCATAG GATCAAGCAGCCTGCCCTGAAGCTCTCTGGAAACAAAGACACCGTCTGCAAGCCCTGTCACATGGCCCCGCTGGCCTCAGTCTGCGGCTCCGATGGCCACACTTACAGCTCAGTG TGCAAGCTGGAGCAGCAGGCCTGCCTGAGCAGCAAGCAGCTGACTGTGCGATGCGagggcccctgcccctgccccacagagCAGGCCTCCCCCTCTACCACCGACGGCAAGCCAG AGACCTGCACAGGTCAAGACCTGGCTGACCTGGGGGACCGGCTGCGGGACTGGTTCCAGCTCCTTCATGAGAACGCCAAGCAAAATGGCTCGGCCGGCAGTGGGGCCAACCTGGCCGGTG GGCTGGACAAGAGCTTGGGGGCCAGCTGCAAGGACTCCATTGGCTGGATGTTCTCCAAGCTGGACACCAGTGCTGACCTCTTCCTGGACCAGACAGAGCTGGCCGCCATCAACCTGGACAAGTACGAGGTCTGCATCCGCCCCTTCTTCAATTCCTGCGACACCTACAAGGACGGCCGGGTCTCCACTGCTGAGTGGTGCTTCTGCTTCTGGAGGGAGA AGCCTCCCTGCCTGGCAGAGCTGGAGCGCATCCAGATCCAAGAGGCTTCCAAGAAGAAGCCAG GTATCTTCATCCCAAGCTGTGACGAGGACGGCTACTACCGGAAGACACAGTGTGAGCAGAGCAGCGGCGACTGCTGGTGTGTGGACCAGCTGGGCCTGGAGCTGACAGGCACTCGCACACACGGCAGCCCCGACTGCG ATGACATCGTGGGCTTCTCAGGGGACTTTGGGAGTGGCGTCGGCTGGGAGGacgaggaggagaaggagacagaggaagcaggcgaggaggctgaggaggaggagggcgaggcGGGCGAGGCGGACGACGGAGGCTACATCTGGTAG
- the SPOCK2 gene encoding testican-2 isoform X1, with the protein MRTPGCGRLVLPLLLLAAAALAEGDAKGLKEGETPGNFMEDEQWLSSISQYSGKIKHWNRFRDEVEDDYIKSWEDNQQGDEALDTTKDPCQKVKCSRHKVCIAQGYQRAMCISRKKLEHRIKQPALKLSGNKDTVCKPCHMAPLASVCGSDGHTYSSVCKLEQQACLSSKQLTVRCEGPCPCPTEQASPSTTDGKPETCTGQDLADLGDRLRDWFQLLHENAKQNGSAGSGANLAGGLDKSLGASCKDSIGWMFSKLDTSADLFLDQTELAAINLDKYEVCIRPFFNSCDTYKDGRVSTAEWCFCFWREKPPCLAELERIQIQEASKKKPGIFIPSCDEDGYYRKTQCEQSSGDCWCVDQLGLELTGTRTHGSPDCDDIVGFSGDFGSGVGWEDEEEKETEEAGEEAEEEEGEAGEADDGGYIW; encoded by the exons ATGCGCACCCCGGGCTGCGGGCGGCTGGTGCTGCCGCTGCTGCTCCTCGCCGCGGCCGCCCTGGCCGAAGGCGACGCCAAAGGGCTCAAGGAGGGCGAGACCCCCGGCAATTTCATGGAGGACGAGCAATGGCTGTCGTCCATCTCGCAGTATAGCGGCAAGATCAAACACTGGAACCGCTTTCGAGAC GAGGTGGAG GATGACTACATCAAGAGCTGGGAGGACAATCAGCAAGGAGATGAAG CCCTGGACACCACCAAGGACCCCTGCCAGAAGGTGAAGTGCAGCCGTCACAAGGTGTGCATCGCCCAGGGCTACCAGCGGGCCATGTGCATCAGCCGCAAGAAGCTGGAGCATAG GATCAAGCAGCCTGCCCTGAAGCTCTCTGGAAACAAAGACACCGTCTGCAAGCCCTGTCACATGGCCCCGCTGGCCTCAGTCTGCGGCTCCGATGGCCACACTTACAGCTCAGTG TGCAAGCTGGAGCAGCAGGCCTGCCTGAGCAGCAAGCAGCTGACTGTGCGATGCGagggcccctgcccctgccccacagagCAGGCCTCCCCCTCTACCACCGACGGCAAGCCAG AGACCTGCACAGGTCAAGACCTGGCTGACCTGGGGGACCGGCTGCGGGACTGGTTCCAGCTCCTTCATGAGAACGCCAAGCAAAATGGCTCGGCCGGCAGTGGGGCCAACCTGGCCGGTG GGCTGGACAAGAGCTTGGGGGCCAGCTGCAAGGACTCCATTGGCTGGATGTTCTCCAAGCTGGACACCAGTGCTGACCTCTTCCTGGACCAGACAGAGCTGGCCGCCATCAACCTGGACAAGTACGAGGTCTGCATCCGCCCCTTCTTCAATTCCTGCGACACCTACAAGGACGGCCGGGTCTCCACTGCTGAGTGGTGCTTCTGCTTCTGGAGGGAGA AGCCTCCCTGCCTGGCAGAGCTGGAGCGCATCCAGATCCAAGAGGCTTCCAAGAAGAAGCCAG GTATCTTCATCCCAAGCTGTGACGAGGACGGCTACTACCGGAAGACACAGTGTGAGCAGAGCAGCGGCGACTGCTGGTGTGTGGACCAGCTGGGCCTGGAGCTGACAGGCACTCGCACACACGGCAGCCCCGACTGCG ATGACATCGTGGGCTTCTCAGGGGACTTTGGGAGTGGCGTCGGCTGGGAGGacgaggaggagaaggagacagaggaagcaggcgaggaggctgaggaggaggagggcgaggcGGGCGAGGCGGACGACGGAGGCTACATCTGGTAG